A genome region from Bufo gargarizans isolate SCDJY-AF-19 chromosome 2, ASM1485885v1, whole genome shotgun sequence includes the following:
- the LOC122929295 gene encoding sphingosine 1-phosphate receptor 1-like, with protein MEGVTHQYHLSRLYREYQNNSIIALHYNYTGKLSTSRYKGGLKAEAVFFLVVCVLIVLENLIVLLALWRNKKFHSPMFYLLGNLTLSDLLAGVAYMVNIVLSGANTLRLTPVMWFVREGGVFVTLTASIFSLLAIAIERHITMVRMKLYSGDKKGRMALLVGASWLVSILLGILPILGWNCIRNLPSCSTILPLYSKKYILFCISIFLAILISIVVLYLRIYRIVKLNSQRLGTLRKGALRKSQKYMALLKTVTIVVGTFIGCWLPLFILLLFDVSCEVNACPVLLKADYFLGLAMINSFLNPIIYTLTSREIRRAILKLVCFFCFINEDGETRGRFGFFPVIERSTSKSEKSSHKQEGLETTVSSGNGTPTPVKSLVATKKY; from the coding sequence ATGGAAGGTGTAACACATCAATATCATCTGAGCCGGTTGTACAGGGAATACCAAAACAATAGTATTATTGCTCTTCATTACAACTATACAGGCAAGCTGAGCACTAGCAGATACAAAGGTGGACTAAAAGCTGAAGCTGTATTTTTTTTGGTGGTATGCGTCCTCATCGTTCTGGAGAACCTCATTGTACTCTTGGCTCTATGGCGCAACAAGAAGTTTCATTCACCTATGTTCTACCTCCTGGGCAACTTAACTTTGTCCGACCTCCTGGCTGGAGTAGCATACATGGTTAATATTGTGTTGTCGGGGGCCAACACGCTTCGGCTCACCCCTGTTATGTGGTTTGTAAGGGAAGGGGGTGTGTTTGTCACCTTGACTGCCTCTATCTTCAGCCTGCTTGCTATTGCAATAGAGCGCCACATCACCATGGTTCGCATGAAGCTCTACAGTGGAGACAAAAAGGGACGAATGGCCTTGCTTGTAGGTGCCAGTTGGCTTGTCTCTATCTTGTTAGGGATTCTACCAATACTTGGATGGAACTGTATCAGAAACCTTCCTTCCTGCTCTACCATCTTACCACTATATTCCAAGAAGtacatattgttttgcatttccATTTTTCTGGCTATCCTCATCTCAATTGTGGTACTCTATTTACGCATATATAGGATTGTAAAGCTAAACAGTCAGAGGCTGGGCACTCTACGTAAAGGAGCACTGAGAAAGTCCCAAAAATACATGGCTTTGTTAAAAACAGTCACTATAGTAGTAGGAACCTTTATTGGCTGCTGGCTTCCTCTTTTCATCCTTCTCCTCTTCGATGTGTCCTGTGAGGTCAATGCATGCCCTGTCCTTCTAAAAGCTGATTATTTTCTTGGATTGGCCATGATAAACTCTTTTCTAAACCCAATCATCTACACCTTGACCAGCAGAGAAATTAGAAGAGCCATTCTGAAGTTGGTCTGCTTCTTTTGCTTTATCAATGAGGACGGAGAGACCAGAGGGAGATTTGGATTCTTCCCGGTCATTGAACGAAGCACAAGCAAATCTGAAAAGTCATCCCACAAGCAGGAGGGGTTGGAGACAACTGTATCTTCAGGAAATGGGACTCCTACACCAGTTAAGTCTCTTGTGGCCACCAAAAAGTACTGA